From Thermogemmata fonticola, one genomic window encodes:
- the hisN gene encoding histidinol-phosphatase: MNPAWRARYEVARTAVRQAGQLARRYFHATALAVEQKIDQTPVTVADREAEALLRHVLTDAFPDDGFLGEEYGNQNGSSGYRWIVDPIDGTKSFIRHIPLWATLLGLEYRGELIAGVVYAPEMDRLYHALRGEGAYVNDRPLRVSQVSSLDQALLCYSSLRWFLEAGKEDVFLELVRRTERQRGYGDFYGFVLVAEGAADIMIDHGLSPWDVAALIPIITEAGGCITDWHGQNAFTSSAVVATNGCLHTEVLGILQRA, translated from the coding sequence GCGCTACTTCCATGCCACGGCCCTCGCGGTGGAGCAGAAGATCGATCAGACGCCGGTAACCGTCGCGGACCGCGAAGCGGAAGCCTTGCTGCGCCACGTGCTGACCGACGCTTTCCCTGACGACGGCTTTCTCGGCGAAGAGTACGGCAACCAAAATGGCTCCTCCGGGTACCGCTGGATCGTCGATCCGATCGACGGCACCAAATCGTTCATCCGCCACATTCCCCTGTGGGCGACGCTTCTGGGGCTGGAATATCGGGGGGAGTTGATCGCAGGGGTCGTTTACGCTCCGGAGATGGACCGCCTCTATCACGCCTTGCGGGGGGAGGGGGCCTACGTCAACGACCGCCCGCTGCGTGTGTCCCAGGTGTCCAGCCTCGATCAGGCGCTGTTATGCTACTCCAGCTTGCGCTGGTTTTTGGAGGCGGGGAAGGAGGATGTCTTTTTGGAATTGGTCCGGCGGACGGAGCGGCAGCGCGGCTATGGGGATTTCTACGGCTTTGTTCTGGTGGCAGAAGGGGCGGCCGACATCATGATCGACCACGGCCTGAGTCCCTGGGATGTTGCCGCGCTGATTCCGATCATCACCGAGGCCGGGGGCTGCATCACCGATTGGCACGGCCAGAATGCTTTCACCAGTAGTGCGGTCGTCGCCACGAACGGCTGCCTGCATACCGAGGTGTTGGGCATCTTGCAACGTGCCTGA